One segment of Curtobacterium poinsettiae DNA contains the following:
- the pilM gene encoding type IV pilus assembly protein PilM — MGKSIVGLDIAGSSIRAVEVVDADKAQPTVVRFAEVPTPQDAVSRGEVLEPNTVAATLRELWSTGRFRSKNVVLGMGNQRVLSRDLTVPLAPMAQIRESLPFQVQEMLPVPVGDAILDFYPVSEGESENGAVVHGLLIAAIKDAVLANVKAVQLAGLNPIGVDMIPFALTRVLLGRQGVLGTAAVVQLGADTTSVVIATDGIPQFVRIIPMGGNDISRALVGTLDITFDEAEAVKRHLGLGGSARTPDDARAVAVITASVHELTSSLRNTINYFVNTRPSEPVTRVVLTGGGTRLQGMREALAEQTRLPVTMGAAFDGVGLARSIPAGDVADHVDAITVAFGLAVGSRAA; from the coding sequence ATGGGCAAGAGCATCGTGGGCCTCGACATCGCGGGGTCGTCGATCCGCGCGGTCGAGGTCGTCGACGCCGACAAGGCACAACCGACGGTGGTGCGTTTCGCGGAGGTCCCCACTCCGCAGGACGCGGTGAGCCGAGGTGAGGTCCTCGAACCGAACACCGTCGCGGCCACCCTCCGTGAGCTGTGGTCGACGGGGCGGTTCCGCTCGAAGAACGTCGTCCTCGGGATGGGGAACCAACGGGTGCTCTCCCGCGACCTCACGGTGCCCCTCGCTCCGATGGCACAGATCCGCGAGAGCCTCCCGTTCCAGGTGCAGGAGATGCTCCCGGTGCCGGTCGGCGATGCGATCCTCGACTTCTACCCGGTGTCCGAGGGGGAGAGCGAGAACGGCGCCGTCGTCCACGGGCTCCTGATCGCAGCCATCAAGGACGCCGTGCTCGCGAACGTCAAGGCCGTGCAGCTCGCCGGGCTCAACCCGATCGGGGTCGACATGATCCCGTTCGCGCTCACCCGTGTCCTGCTCGGGCGCCAGGGGGTCCTGGGAACCGCGGCGGTGGTGCAGCTCGGCGCGGACACCACGAGCGTGGTCATCGCGACCGACGGGATCCCGCAGTTCGTCCGGATCATCCCGATGGGAGGCAACGACATCTCCCGCGCGCTGGTCGGGACCCTCGACATCACCTTCGACGAGGCCGAGGCCGTGAAGCGCCACCTCGGGCTCGGCGGATCTGCACGGACTCCGGACGACGCCCGTGCCGTCGCTGTGATCACGGCCTCGGTCCACGAACTCACATCGAGCTTGCGGAACACGATCAACTACTTCGTCAACACCCGGCCGTCGGAACCCGTGACCCGGGTCGTGCTGACCGGTGGCGGGACCCGGCTGCAGGGCATGCGGGAGGCGCTCGCGGAGCAGACGCGCCTGCCCGTCACGATGGGCGCCGCTTTCGACGGTGTCGGACTCGCACGATCGATCCCGGCCGGCGATGTCGCCGACCACGTCGATGCGATCACGGTCGCCTTCGGGTTGGCAGTGGGGAGCAGGGCAGCATGA
- a CDS encoding prepilin peptidase, translated as MTGLQVLGPVLPGISAVFGLLIGSFLNVVVHRVPAGQSVVSPPSACPVCGHTIRRRDNIPVLSWLVLRGRCRDCSAPISARYPAVELTTAVLFGFTAFVVAGRSPAGTPQDTVAQVVVFVALLYLMAISVALTLIDVATHTLPNAIVYPSGIVLAALLVVSSAADGDWSALGRAAIGALGSGALYLGLALAVPGGMGLGDVKLAVVLGLVLAYLGWGPLAVGAFGAFLVGGTVAIALLLSGRARWRGGLPFGPSMLMGAWLGIVFGDFLWTGYLQVLGVA; from the coding sequence ATGACCGGTCTCCAGGTGCTCGGTCCCGTCCTCCCCGGAATCTCCGCCGTGTTCGGACTGCTCATCGGCTCGTTCCTCAACGTCGTGGTGCACCGCGTGCCGGCGGGCCAGTCCGTGGTCTCACCACCGAGCGCATGTCCGGTGTGCGGGCACACGATACGGCGCCGCGACAACATCCCGGTGCTCTCCTGGCTCGTCCTGCGCGGACGCTGCCGTGACTGTTCCGCACCGATCTCCGCACGGTACCCTGCCGTCGAGCTCACCACCGCGGTCCTGTTCGGGTTCACCGCCTTCGTGGTCGCGGGTCGCTCGCCTGCGGGGACGCCCCAGGACACCGTGGCGCAGGTCGTGGTCTTCGTCGCGTTGCTGTACCTGATGGCGATCAGCGTCGCACTCACCCTGATCGACGTCGCCACCCACACGCTCCCGAACGCGATCGTCTACCCGTCCGGGATCGTCCTCGCAGCGCTCCTCGTCGTCTCGAGTGCTGCCGACGGCGACTGGTCCGCTCTTGGTCGTGCGGCGATCGGTGCCCTCGGGTCCGGCGCCCTCTACCTCGGTCTCGCGTTGGCGGTTCCCGGCGGCATGGGTCTCGGTGACGTCAAACTGGCCGTGGTCCTCGGCCTCGTCCTCGCGTACCTCGGATGGGGACCCCTCGCAGTGGGTGCTTTCGGCGCGTTCCTGGTGGGCGGTACCGTCGCGATCGCGCTCCTCCTCTCCGGCCGTGCTCGATGGCGCGGCGGGCTGCCGTTCGGGCCGTCGATGCTGATGGGGGCATGGCTCGGGATCGTCTTCGGGGACTTCCTCTGGACCGGGTACCTCCAGGTCCTCGGGGTCGCTTGA